AATCACAACTGCAAAAGTAGAACTGGGCAAAAAACTCTACTTTGATCCTCGTATGTCACGAAGTTCCATCATTAGTTGTAACACCTGTCACAATCTTGCCACAGGAGGAACGGATGGCGTTAGTGCTGCAATTGGTCATGGTTGGACCGCCAACCCGCATCATCTCAACTCTCCAACGGTTTATAACTCCGCTTTTTTTAAAGCACAATTTTGGGATGGCAGAAGCCCACACCTAGCCGATCAAGCACAAGGCCCTGTTCAAGCAGGTCCTGAGATGGCAGCACCTCCTAAATTGGTCGAAGAGCGCATTAACTCCATTCCTGCCTATGTGGAAGAGTTTAAAGGTGCGTATGGCGATAACGTGAAAATTTCATTTGAGAAAATCACATCCACGATTGCCATTTTTGAAAAAACGTTGGTCACACCTTCGCGCTTTGATGATTTCCTCAATGGCAATGAAAACGCCCTGAGTAAAGCTGAAAAAGAGGGGTTGGAACTCTTTATGGATAAAGGGTGTGCGAGTTGTCATAATGGCATTGCCCTTGGAGGAACCATGCAACCGTTCCAAGTTGCTGGCAAATATAAATTTGCACAAGTCGGTGATTTCGTGGGCGATAAAAACGGGTTAGTCAAAACACCAACGCTTCGCAATATCACAGAAACAGCGCCATACTTCCACAATGGAGCGATTTGGACACTTAAAGACGCCATTAAAGAGATGGGAAGTACGCAGTTAGGTATTACGATTACAGATGCGGATAGTGCCAAGATTGAGACATTTCTCAAAGCACTAAAAGGGCGAAAACCTGTGGTGATTTACCCTGAGCTTCCTGAGAGCAGTGAGAAAACGCCAAAACCTGACGCAAAACTTTAATGAAGTGGTGCCTTCCTAGCAAACCTAGGAAGGCGCATTGACAAAGCT
Above is a genomic segment from Sulfurospirillum halorespirans DSM 13726 containing:
- a CDS encoding cytochrome-c peroxidase — its product is MQISKVLSLCALSATVVFGANTLVDKVKQNGIEAIPVSQLEVLKLIDDPKDPITTAKVELGKKLYFDPRMSRSSIISCNTCHNLATGGTDGVSAAIGHGWTANPHHLNSPTVYNSAFFKAQFWDGRSPHLADQAQGPVQAGPEMAAPPKLVEERINSIPAYVEEFKGAYGDNVKISFEKITSTIAIFEKTLVTPSRFDDFLNGNENALSKAEKEGLELFMDKGCASCHNGIALGGTMQPFQVAGKYKFAQVGDFVGDKNGLVKTPTLRNITETAPYFHNGAIWTLKDAIKEMGSTQLGITITDADSAKIETFLKALKGRKPVVIYPELPESSEKTPKPDAKL